The Mauremys reevesii isolate NIE-2019 linkage group 7, ASM1616193v1, whole genome shotgun sequence genome includes the window GagccagatggggaaactgagtcacaacaGAGCAGGTGACCTGCCAGAGGGTCTGCAACAGCACTGAAGGCAAACCTGGTGGTTAAGGCAGTGAACTGGCACTTGAGGGACATGGGGGGATTCCCAGTCCCTGTGGGAGGAAGAATAATTCTGCCTTGTCTAATTACTTTGTAGGGACTGACCCTCACTAGGGCTGGGTGCAATGGCTGGTGAATCCCACTAGAGCACACTGCCTTTCACGTGAAACCCTGTTACTGCATCATCTGCCCTGGAATGGGAGCTTTTTCTGGTTCCAGACACATCACATCATCTGCAGAGGAACTTGACAATCCCATCAAGGAATGGGAATGAAATCAGATTACAAAAATCCCTGGGGTATCCTGGGGAAAGCTTGGAGACCTGCACCCTCGATTTCCCAGGCAGATCCCATGGTCCTTGCACATTCAGCCTCCCccgctgatgtcagtgggagtttgacATATAAAAAAGCTGCAGGCTGGTACATGCTTGGTGCTATGCAAAGAAGATGCCTGGCACCCCAGACAGAGGGCCAGCACAGAGCCAAGGTACCCTGTAAGCCCTACCAGGGAGTTTCAGTGAGGCACAAGCCTTACACCCAGAGTGCGGGGAAGATGGCAGGTTTCTTCGAATCAGAAAACCGGAGTTCACTTCATCTATCCTGGACTGCAACTTGCTTCAACTAACCTCTGCTGAGAACTCCAGTCACCGAGGAGCTGTTGGTCCATCCTGGGCACTACATAAGAACCTGTGACctccaactggcagagggcacagaggGGCTGCCTAGGGGTTTACAGAGTGGTATGTGAGGGCTCTGCCAACAGTAACACACTGGTCCTCTTAGCCATTGTGAACTTGCAGGTGATATTTAAGGCATGATGGCTCTAGGCTGAAAATTCTGACCTTAAAGTTAAAAGCAGGTCGCCAGGCGGTGACAGGCCAGGGACCGACTCTGTTCAGCCAGAGGGCAGGAGATGCTTCCCTCTCTTTGCCTGCTCAGGTGTGCAAGCAGGGGGGGTGTCCTGCTTATGAACAAGAACAAAGGCTTGTCCTGCCTTAGCTAAGGGCCCCAAGCGATGCCTTTCAGCCTTCACAGAGGAGACAAGCCAAGCATGTGGCTAGGTCCATGAAAAAGGGCTTGCAGGGCTGCCTCGCTGGAAAATGCTGCAGACGGCTGAGCTAAACGTCATtatacagtatcagaggggtagccgtgttagtctggatcaattacgccattacatgcgtctgactaagtgggtattcacccacaaaagctcatgctccaatacgtctgttagtctataaggtgccacaggactctttgttgtcaTTATACAGGAGAGTGTTGGCCAATATATGCCGGTAGCACATATATTAATCATAGCATATTAGCGGCACCATGCATTAGTTTGCACAAAGCACAAATAGCATTAGGCACAGCCAGTTTTAGAACCTAAATTGGCCTATATCTTTGCTCTAATACTGGTCTCTATGCTAAGTAGCCCACACCACATTGCAGAAGTCAGTTGTTGGCTTAAGCAAATAGAGACACTGTTGAGCTCAGGTCAGAGGAGTGTTTTACCATAGCAACAGAAAGGGAGTTACTCTCACAGGTGAACATGGCCTGTCccaaaagaggaggaaaagacaTGTGATTGTTCTACAGCAGTTCAAAGCTAGGAGATGGCTTCATGCCCCATGGTACAGTACTTGGAATGCATGTGTTCAGAACAACGTGATGAGGGGGACACCATGGGACCATGCGTGGTTACATGTAGTTTCCGATGTACCCTGTACTTGTAACCAGGCAGGATACAAACTGATGGCTGTAACTTTGGGTGCACAGTGCTGTGTAAGGTGAACACAACAAGGCTGCACGAGCCAGCTTCCTGGAACTGTACTGAACCTTTGTCCTTTTCTATATTCTTCTTGGCTTTTAGCAATAAACCCACTGATACTGGGTATTTGATCTCCTGACTCTTTCATAATGAACCAAACTGTGGTCAAGCAATGGCCTATGCAATTTATCAACACCAATATCTTGTTAATTCAATCGTGGCTCcaaaaggcttttattttaaatgtaatgcCATGGTCCCAAGCTTGCCACTTGCCAGCATTTGATTTGCTGCTCTTTGGTAAATACACTTTAGCGTGTTCACTACAAACAtgtctaagtgctgtgtgtgtgaAGCAGAGCTGTGTGCAAAGGGGGAGTTGGGATGTAACGTGAATCCCATGAGTGGCCAGTGGGCCAGGGGTTTGGCACTCCAGAACCTATCACTAACCTACCGAGGAACAGCAGAGACAGCATGGCTGGCGGAGCCAGGGAGCTGACCCCTGGTGGGCACAGGCAAGGTTTCCTCACACTAAGGGCAAGTGGTAGCAAGaggcctcacaaccctgggtacccccGGGAAGTGTCACAGAGCCTCTAAGCAAAGCTCCCTGTCTGGGCTTGTCGAGGCAACAGAGAAGACACCAGCTTTACACAGTTATGGCTTTAGTTAAGTTATATTGCAATTACATGGACTCAGGTAACACATATCATTCTGGTTCATTTCATCCTTGGGGGCAGGGCTAAAGAGTGAACAACCATTTGAGGGAGTGGCCAGACTGGAAAAGGCATGGTGTGATTGGACGCACAAGCTTTTCACTTTAATTTGAGGGCAGGAGCATAATAAATACTGCTGGACTGTGATTGGCTGAAATCCTTTCCCTCATCTGAAGTCATCTTAATGGACTGGTTTTAGTCAGCCATTAATTGAGCTgtaggagtggggctgggggtctgATCACATCCAGGCTGAAGCCATAGGGAGGAGAGACCACGGTGGAGCTTCCAGGGATGTAGAACATAGAGATGGGACCATGCCACACAGCTCAGCCATCCCCAAGGGCTCGGGTATCAAAAGCCAGGGGCCAGTCAGCGAGGTCTGACCTGCTGCCATGGCGAGGTGCGTAGAAGCCCATGGCTCTTGGCTTGCTCCCCTCACTAGAGCATCTGATGGCCGAGGCCCTCAGAGGTGCCCATCACAGCTCACCCCCAGCCCTTTGCAGTGCCAGGGCCCCTCTTGAGATGGCAGCAAGAACAAGTGCAGCTGGCCCTGTTCCCGAAATGCAGccattgggggcggggagggatggtgtaggggcactgggggcagggaggaggccgGGGTTGGGGAGTCATGCTGCCTCCTGAGGATTTGGGGCCTTTGAACTGCACCATCCTCCCTGCCAAACTCCCCCACTGCCTATGACTTAATGCACGAGACCGCTCCTTGCTGATCTAACGGCAACTGAGTGTCACTACCCCTGGCCCTCAGAGGAGATAAGAGCTATAGCCTCCTACAAGGAGCAACTTATGGAGGAGCTACTCCTTTAGCTCATGGCGTTGGGGCATGTGCTTTGGGGACAGAAGGTGCCCTGGTTCTGTCTCTGCTGATGCGGCTCATGTTGGGTGTGTTCCATGAGGCTAGATCTCCCCTGGATGAGCTCGTCTGGGACTGGGCATCTCCTCCCAGATGGATTAAagattaaagaatccttattgaggttgcaggaacaaaccatcccgatgtgtagaaagaatagtaaatatggcagcttggcttaacagtgaaatccttgctgatcttaaacacaaaaaagaagcttacaagaagtgggaaattagacaaatgaccagggaggagtataaaagtattgctcaggcatgcaggagtgaaatcaggaaggccaaatcacacttggagttgcaactagcaagagatgttaagagaaacaagaagggtttcttcagttatgtcagcaacaagaagaaagtcaaggaaagtgtgggccccttactgcatgaaggaggcaacctagtgacagaggatgtggaaaaaactaaTGGACTCAATGATttgttttgcctctgtcttcacaaacaaggtcagctcccagactgctgcactgggcagcacagcatggggaggaggtgaccaggcctctgtggagaaaaaagtggttcgggactatttagaaaagctggatgagcacaagtccatggggccggatgcactgcatccgagggtgctaaaggagttggcagatgtgattgcagagccattggccattatctttgaaaactcatggcgattgggggaggtcccagatgactggaaaaaggctaatgtagtgacCATCCTtacaaaagggaagaaggaagatccgaggaactacaggtcagtcaacctcacctcagtccctggaaaaatcatggagcagatcctcaaggaatcaattctgaagcacttagaggagaggaaaatgatcaggaacagtcagcttggattcaccaagggcaagtcatgcctgactaacctaattgccttctatggtgagataactgggtctgtggatgaggggaaagcagtggacgtattattccttgactttagcaaagcttttgttacagtctcccacagtattcttgccagcaagttaaagaaatatgggctggatgaatggactataaggtggataaaaagctggctagatcctcgggctcaatgggtagtgatcaatggctccatgtctagttggcagccagtatcaagcagagtgccccaggggtcagtcctgggaccagttttgttcaatatcttcattaatctggaagatggcgtggactgcacccttagcaagtttgcagatgatgctaaactgggaggagtgggagatatgctggagggtagggataggatacagagggacctagacaaattagagaattgggccaaaagaaatctgatgaggttcagcaagaacaagtgcagagtcctgcacttaggacggaagaatctcatgcactgctacagactagggaccgactgactaggcagcagttctgcagaaaaggacctacgggttacagtggacgaaaagctggatatgagttgacagtgtaccgttgttaccaagaaggctaatggcatttttggCTGtatagtaggggcattgccagcagatcgagggacgtgatcattcccctctattagacattggtgaggcctcatctggagtactgggtccagttttgggcctcatactacaagaaggatgtggaaaaattggaaagagtccagcggagggcaacaaaaatgattagggggccagagcacatgacttatgaggagaggctgagggaattgggattgtttaatcggcagaagagaagaatgaggggggatttgatagctgctttcaactacctgaaagggggttccaaagaggatggatctagactgttctcagcggtaccagatgatagaacaaggagtaatggtctcaagttgcagtgggggagggttaggttggatattaggaaaaactttttcacttgagggtggtgaagcactggaatgggttacctagggaggtggtggaatctccttccttagaggtttttatggtcaggtttgacaaagctctggctgggatgatttagttggggattggtcctgctttgagcaggaggttgaactagatgacctcctgaagtccattctaaccctgatagtctatgattcccCTTTAAACGGGCTATCCCAGCATGGATTCATTGATTGTTTATTTGTGGGAGGGAAGGATGTAGTCTTATGGCTGGAACAGTTGATCATCCTGTGGCAGATCCAGCCATCTAGCCAGGAATAAAGGGTGTGTCAGTGCAGGAatttccaccaccaccacaggcTCCCTTCTCCCCAGGTTCTATGTCTATGAGCCTGCTGATGTCCCAGGAGCCACTCCCTGATCCAGGCGGTcacctgagctctgtcttccccTCGTAGGCAGACTTAGGGCAGATCTGGGAGCCCGCAGTGTTTCTGTCCCGCACTGCGACGCAGATGTCAGGATGATGGGCTCGTGCAATGCAGTCCGGGTCCCTGATGGGCTCAGTCCACCCCGGCTTCTCACAGCTGGCTCCCGTCCACCCGCGGTAGCAGCGGCAGCAGAACTGCCCCCATGTCCTCTGGCCCGGCTCGTCCATGCCCACATAGTTGGTCAGCACGGAGTCCGCTCCCCACTGCTGCgggctgaggtgcaggaaggCTCCCAGCTCGTCGAGGCGCTGCCTCACACACCGTCCATGCCCGTGACACAGCTGGCGGCTGCACAGCTGGGCCGCTGACGTCACGTTCACCACGTAGGGCCCCAAGGTGTGGGTGATGTAACGGCGGAGGCTCCTGCAGCTCTCCTGAGGGGCAGAAAGCCACATTTACACCCAGTTCCGCTGCAGAGGCTGGCATGACCGGGGAGCAAATGCTGCCACCCGTCTGCCCCACCAacgcgccccagccctgccctggaggaaCCCCACTTCCAAACTGAGCTAGGTCTCAGGGCCCATTGGCTCGTGGGCCTCCCTgctgagaaagaggagcagccAGTGCCGGCCACGCAGGGCCCCCGGGGAAGGGATCTGAGAACCCACACACTCATCTCACACCCCTAAGAGTGAGTCCCTATTCCCAGACACCTCCTGCACAGCTGCTTGCATTACGACTAACACATAGGTGAGTAAATGGAGGCATCGGGCCACGTGGATGGGCACCGTTCATGCCACATGGACAAAGGGCAGCGCTGCCAGAAATGAATGTTCAGACTATTGCAGCTCTTAGTATCTAGGTGATTACCCCCTGGCTCTGCTGAGGGCCTGACCAGGGCGAAGTGGGGTACTTACGGCTGAACGGGAGTAGGAGTTGTCCCCCCACAGTGCCAGGCCGGTGGCGCCAAGCGCTGCGCTCTCCCCAATCGTATGGACCAGGTCAGCCTGACCGAGGAAAGAAGGGAATGAGAAAGGGACATTTAGACAAGTAAAATTTGGGCACCAACTCTGGCACCAGTCGCTGGGGGCACGTTACCGTACAGTGCTGTTTTCTTTGCTGGTCTCATGGCACTGGCACCGCATCATCTGTGCGTGGGTGAGAGGCGGTGCCCGTGGGATTGGTATCCCCCCGGTtctggacagctgcagcgtggtcCTGAGGGCGCCCACGAGGCGTGAACATAATGTTTATGTTGGCCTGCAGGTGATATTGGCATCCCCCATGACACTGCATGTGCCCCCAGTTCAGCACAGCCCCATGGCACTGTCGGGGCAACATAtgagcccctggccccacctttCACTGAGCAATGCCCCTCATTCAGCCGTCGGTGTCACTGATGTGCAATGAGCCCTAAGCAGAGATCAAAACAAGCCGGGGTTTGCACTgactgaggctgtgtctacactacaaagataAATCGACCTGTGTAAGGTCGACTTACAGCCATCACATCTCttactgcagtggctgatgtTCACCCTGCCCTCCTTCTGTTGGTGCAGCGCTTCCAAtgactgaagaggggcagtgtgggggacaGATCCAGGGAGTGGAAACTGTGAGACTGAGGAGCCAGGAGCCGACTTTCTTGTCAATTGAACAGCTCCAGCAGagccctgaaattgacaagaggGCCAACAGCAGATGTTACTGCAGGatattctgtgccaaaaaaataaaaattattcacataaaattttaaaattttgcaaattttatttgtcaataaataaatgtggctccagcatgggagtggggagcacaggccactggctgcactgaggtgggagatcaccctgaagcccccacctcccccaataCAGTGACTCGGCTGCACcggaccctgacacagtgcaagggctgggcctgccccagaaatgcCCTGtgggccctgcacctctgtgccaggtgcaccaggtgtggatGGGCAGGCTCAGCGCATCAGGATCCAAGTggggaggggcttagtgtggggggggatccaggtgtggggtgagagggttctgtgtggggcaaccTGTGTGCAGgcggctcagtgggagatctggatgcacagtgGCTCACTGgagggttccaggtgcaggggcaatgggactctgcagagaAGCCagatgaaggtggttggggctcagtgggggggtcTGGGTGAGGGGAGatgtggctcagcaggggggtctggatgtggATGGCTTAATGTGGGGGgccgggtgctgggggagtggggcttgaggaggtgggggtccaggtgcagctggttggggctcagtggggtggaaGCCTGGTGGGGGGGGTTGTCAGAGGGGTCcaggtggaggggggcagggcttgtCAGGATGAGGGttcgatgggcctgcttaacaggggagccccagcagCTGCCAAGAGGACGCTGCATGTCGGGCTCCCACTCACCCCCCACCACCTCAATTCCTGCATCCCCTATTCCTGTCACCTCACAcccacattcccctccccatGCCCTATTCCACACCCCCTTTCCTTCCCCgctgcctctttcccccaccccatcacttCCCTCACTCCCCCTTACCCAGCCCCACCGCAGgcactcactgttgcacagaaaacaggaaggctcccagcacacagaaggggagcatgactggcactaggacccaggaggtggCATTCAGCTGCAGTCAGCAGAGCCCAGATATCgcctccttcagctgggcagctctgcacttgcagaaatggggtggggagggagggcagtggCATGTACCCCCATGTACCCCCCATGCCTCGCCTCTCTTTGGGGGGGGCAATAATATCCCCAAAACTATACCCATGAtcacccccctctccccaaacatgtagcttccctttgcttccctgacATTTTCTGCGAGGGGGGATTTTTCTGTGGAAGCACAGTCacgcagaatccccccaggagtaatcaGATATAAGGAAGGCAGTGTTTACACAGACACTACCTTGTcctaactacaccgacataagcctCTCATTGAAATAGCTTTATGATGTCAGCATAGCAGGGGAGTTACATCAGTGGAAGGAGTATTTCAGAGCATACACCTACACTGTTTTGTCTGCAAAAGCTGACTTTCTTTGacaaaactgtagtgtagacaaggcctgagtcaACTGGGCATATCCTGATTACAACAGCCCCCACCCTTGCTAGCCCCTGGCTGTCCTAGAGGTGCAAGCTTCACCACCTAGTAGCCATCAGTGGCTGATCCAGGGCTATTCCCAACCACCAAGAAGGCTAAAGTCTACCAATGAGCAGGATACCAAGCCCATGGATCTCCAGCTCTGGTTCTCTCCTTTGTGTCCCAATCCCTGGCTCTTACCTCGGACAGGTACCTGGCGGAGTGCCGATAGGAGACTCGGGAGTATGCTATCAccggcaggggctgctccaggccaaaCCGTGCCACGCGGAAGGCCTCTTGCAGGCGGTGGTGAACATAGCTCTGGCGCTTGGCTGGCGGAAGCTTGGGTGGGAGGTAGATGCTCgggtagagggcagtggaggCCTCCCAGAGCCACATGAGCCGGTTGTTCCGCAGCACCTCCATGGCATTGCACTCCCCCGTGTAATTCCCCCTCTTCGTCCAGTTATCGTTGAAACAGTCAGGGAACCTGTAGAAGCCCCACAAACCCCAGGGCCTCAgctctttccccagctccagtgtCCTCTCCATGAGCTCTTGGGCTGCTCCCTCAAACTCTACCTCAGCCAAGTAGACTCGCTTCTTGGCACGCATGTCTGGGAACCTCTCCCAGACCCACTGCTCAGAGGCCTCCTTGTACACTGCTTTAGGGCCCCAGTTCCGTCTCCACAGCGGCCTCCACTCCTCCCAGTCAACCACGGCCAGCCCGTGGAAGTCTGGCTGCAGGAGCTGGGTGATCTCCGCTGTGGCCCTCTCTAGGTGCTGCTTGAGGCGGACTTTCTGGGGGATCCCCGCATTGTAGTATTCGCCCTCCGGGGAGATGTAGGGGTAGAGTCCAAACTTGTTCTTGTAGAAGATGGTCATGTTCTGGCCCTGGAATGCATTGCCTTGGTTCTCCACGATGGCATAGTCCTCAAGAGGCAGGGCAACCCCAAAGCGCTGGTGGCACCGGGCCGTGGGCATGTTCCACACTACCACAAATGGCTCGTGCTGGAGAAGGGGGCTGGCAGATGCACTCTCCCAACTGCGCCCTCTCAAGGGCAGGATGGCTCCGAGGCAGAACAGGACCCAGGGCCAGACAGTTAGGCCCAGAGTCATGGTGGACGTTCTGCAACTACGTCTGGTCTGGACCCCCTCCTGCTTCCTTCCTGAATGAACACCCTACAAGGGGAGAACAAATCAGAGGCGGAGTGAGACCAGGGAGCCACGCCTGGTCTAACACTAATGGGAACAGCTTGTCCACGGCTTCCTCTCTCAGCCCCACATCCTCTCCCTTGAGCTCCACCCATGACAATGGGAGCAACCAACACAACCTGTGCCCAGGACAGACTGTGGCAGGTCACCCTGGAATCCTGGGGAAAGGCCCCAGCCCATGTCACCCACGTCAGGCTAAGGAGGACCCGATGCCAGCTGAGAACTGGTCTCTTCTTGCTACATCCTGAGGCTGCCCACGGTCAGCTTGTGGTTGAGCCCGTTGGGGCGCCAAAGGGCTACTGGAGAGGACAGCTGTGCAAACTATGCCCCAGGATTGAGAAGCATAAAACCCCATGGCTTAGTTTGCTTTGCGTCCCTCCTTGTCGTTTGTTGTCCCTTCCAAATTACAGGTGTAATGGGTGTTGAAACCTATAGGTGGTGTTTCTCTGATTGTATTAGTGCATCCCAGCCAGCCTTCAGCCTGGGCTTTGTCCACCCCCATGATGCTGTCTCCACTGTTTCTTGCCCCTTGGACTGGACCTCACCTCTGACCCGGCCTTCCCACCAGATCACACTTGGACCAGGGACTCACTCTCCACAGGGAAAGAGCCAGAACTCCCAGTTGACACCAGCAAGCAGCATCACTCTCAGATCAGTGCCCCAGGAAAGGAGCCCCTGCTTGGCCCGTCCGGgtgcagctcccaggctgggatGCATGAGAGGATCTAAGGCTCCTAATTCCCAATGGAAGCTGTGAAcgtttgtggatctgggccttaagttctttggggcagggaatgtctcTTATTATGTATGACGGGCAGAGCCGTCCCTAGGGTACAGCAAATCGGGGTGACCGCTCCAGACCCTGTGCTTTGAGGGCCCCATAGGCTGACACAATTGGCCAGTGCAGCTGGTCCCAGAAGTGACGGGTCGGTCCCGGAAGTGGCAAACTCATCACTTCCCCACTGATGATGGGGTCCTGATCTTGGAAAACCtcctgcaatgaaacagccacaTACTCGTCTCCCGCCGTCGCTCTGATCTGCAGTCAAGCCCCAATTGCACGTAGCTAAGGGCAATGCTAGGTtctctctgctggtgcccctccacACCAGGGTATACAGATGGTCCTGAGTGGACACCAAGAAGCTCAGGCTGAGGGAACCACTTCGGGGGAGATTTGCAGTCAGGGGTGCAAGCAGGGCAGTACCCTCCAGTACACAGTATCAGCAGGAGATTTTTAGCGGGTATGGGGTACCAGAAAGACTTGGGGCTCGCTCCCCACTCCAgagggcggggtggggctgcgctCTGCTCCTTAAAGGAGCAGAACGGGGCTAGGGAGAACATTCATTCTTTAAATGgctttaacagcacaatacatatgctaacaaatataaacaaaggctttgtttaatttttttagcaTATATATTGTGCTGTTACATTGGTCAGGAGtccttgggggcgggggcagaaggtgtttaaacaatgttttttattctgtttctccccattggtctgaattatccatgacatTCATGCTTCATCacatcaagtccaaatcattagaggaatgcctctgcttgcactgaccagaggatgtttggattgtgatgtcagcccagttctgcagcctgatGGGAATCAGGTGTTGTCCCCAGTGTACACagaattcttctttgcagccaaactagtctaacatgcattttgttaactggaactggagcagcaaaacaaggaaaacaaatgcctcattttccagctttgtgggtgagagaactgtaagtgaagattataatgcCGGACACTGATGGCCATaaaccagctgcctcaggaatctgccaagaactttgctgaaaatatgttcctcatcttAGCAACGAGCTACAACTTACCACACATCTGCCCACCTTTATTTGAATGAAGctccttctgatctgacagctcaggcattgtcagtttcatccagaacaatttacaaacttggaacctaatcctgtaaacTCTTAATCATTTCATCCGTcccaatgggactatttgcatgactaTGGACCACTTTTGCGGACTGGTAagagtttcaggagtctgtttctataaaaacaacgaggagtccttgtggcaccttagagactaacaaatttattgtgggttatagcccacgaaagcccaaataaatgtgttagtctctaaggtgccacaaggactccttgttgtttttataggAACAGACTatcatggctacccctctgaaacttgttcctataaaggaagttgaatcccccattgaaatgcaatgtttgggtacaataccataaagcagtttaggatacagttctacttaaaatttgtcttttaataagtcagacctatgctgaaatggctcctcaccAAACTCCCATCATGGCTAGTCTATAAGGCTAATGGCTATTAGAGATGATGAATGGTGGTGTCCTAGCCTAGCCTCTCAGAGGAGGGAGAtgatgatggggagagagagagatcattgatcattgcctgttaggttctctCCTCAGGGGCACTGGGGCattgccactgtcagagacagataCTGGGGGAGATGGACCTTGGTCTTTactgcacggcctttcttatgttcttatgttcttatgttctcccatattccatataaacagactgaaTACTATATATGTGGGGGGAAAGTGAGTAGTtaagcatgttgatgtttgtatatacaaagGGGGGTGtcagaggggacagggagagtgtGGGGttcccaggctgggggcagggcagggaggagtcacatggagggtcTGTGCCCGCCCccccttgtgtccctcccatgagtgcagtaccagcaagaaatgatttctacttgcaccactgtttGCAGGGGGCAGTTAGGCACCACTGGAAGTTGGGCGCATAATGCTCAGGCTGCCTGTAAGCCGCAGCACCAGCGGGGAGCATTAAATATCACGTTCCCACTCATGCACAAGCCATGCCACTGCCCCCCTCCTCGCCA containing:
- the HYAL3 gene encoding hyaluronidase-3 isoform X3 translates to MTLGLTVWPWVLFCLGAILPLRGRSWESASASPLLQHEPFVVVWNMPTARCHQRFGVALPLEDYAIVENQGNAFQGQNMTIFYKNKFGLYPYISPEGEYYNAGIPQKVRLKQHLERATAEITQLLQPDFHGLAVVDWEEWRPLWRRNWGPKAVYKEASEQWVWERFPDMRAKKRVYLAEVEFEGAAQELMERTLELGKELRPWGLWGFYRFPDCFNDNWTKRGNYTGECNAMEVLRNNRLMWLWEASTALYPSIYLPPKLPPAKRQSYVHHRLQEAFRVARFGLEQPLPVIAYSRVSYRHSARYLSEADLVHTIGESAALGATGLALWGDNSYSRSAESCRSLRRYITHTLGPYVVNVTSAAQLCSRQLCHGHGRCVRQRLDELGAFLHLSPQQWGADSVLTNYVGMDEPGQRTWGQFCCRCYRGWTGASCEKPGWTEPIRDPDCIARAHHPDICVAVRDRNTAGSQICPKSAYEGKTELR
- the HYAL3 gene encoding hyaluronidase-3 isoform X1 → MLQFHKGVHSGRKQEGVQTRRSCRTSTMTLGLTVWPWVLFCLGAILPLRGRSWESASASPLLQHEPFVVVWNMPTARCHQRFGVALPLEDYAIVENQGNAFQGQNMTIFYKNKFGLYPYISPEGEYYNAGIPQKVRLKQHLERATAEITQLLQPDFHGLAVVDWEEWRPLWRRNWGPKAVYKEASEQWVWERFPDMRAKKRVYLAEVEFEGAAQELMERTLELGKELRPWGLWGFYRFPDCFNDNWTKRGNYTGECNAMEVLRNNRLMWLWEASTALYPSIYLPPKLPPAKRQSYVHHRLQEAFRVARFGLEQPLPVIAYSRVSYRHSARYLSEADLVHTIGESAALGATGLALWGDNSYSRSAESCRSLRRYITHTLGPYVVNVTSAAQLCSRQLCHGHGRCVRQRLDELGAFLHLSPQQWGADSVLTNYVGMDEPGQRTWGQFCCRCYRGWTGASCEKPGWTEPIRDPDCIARAHHPDICVAVRDRNTAGSQICPKSAYEGKTELR
- the HYAL3 gene encoding hyaluronidase-3 isoform X2 yields the protein MLGRGVHSGRKQEGVQTRRSCRTSTMTLGLTVWPWVLFCLGAILPLRGRSWESASASPLLQHEPFVVVWNMPTARCHQRFGVALPLEDYAIVENQGNAFQGQNMTIFYKNKFGLYPYISPEGEYYNAGIPQKVRLKQHLERATAEITQLLQPDFHGLAVVDWEEWRPLWRRNWGPKAVYKEASEQWVWERFPDMRAKKRVYLAEVEFEGAAQELMERTLELGKELRPWGLWGFYRFPDCFNDNWTKRGNYTGECNAMEVLRNNRLMWLWEASTALYPSIYLPPKLPPAKRQSYVHHRLQEAFRVARFGLEQPLPVIAYSRVSYRHSARYLSEADLVHTIGESAALGATGLALWGDNSYSRSAESCRSLRRYITHTLGPYVVNVTSAAQLCSRQLCHGHGRCVRQRLDELGAFLHLSPQQWGADSVLTNYVGMDEPGQRTWGQFCCRCYRGWTGASCEKPGWTEPIRDPDCIARAHHPDICVAVRDRNTAGSQICPKSAYEGKTELR
- the HYAL3 gene encoding hyaluronidase-3 isoform X4 → MLQFHKGVHSGRKQEGVQTRRSCRTSTMTLGLTVWPWVLFCLGAILPLRGRSWESASASPLLQHEPFVVVWNMPTARCHQRFGVALPLEDYAIVENQGNAFQGQNMTIFYKNKFGLYPYISPEGEYYNAGIPQKVRLKQHLERATAEITQLLQPDFHGLAVVDWEEWRPLWRRNWGPKAVYKEASEQWVWERFPDMRAKKRVYLAEVEFEGAAQELMERTLELGKELRPWGLWGFYRFPDCFNDNWTKRGNYTGECNAMEVLRNNRLMWLWEASTALYPSIYLPPKLPPAKRQSYVHHRLQEAFRVARFGLEQPLPVIAYSRVSYRHSARYLSEGSAGAVQLTRKSAPGSSVSQFPLPGSVPHTAPLQSLEALHQQKEGRVNISHCSKRCDGCKSTLHRSIYLCSVDTASVSANPGLF